The genomic DNA AGGCCCATCTCTTGCTAGGGTAGCCAATGAACCTttgaacaaagaagaaatgcCGCCCTCCTTAACAATAGTTTTTGCAGCTTGAATGAAAGACCCTTTGGAAGAGGTTTGCAAGACAACTTTAACTCTTTCTGTGGGGGCAGTCACCAGAGTGGTGGGGATGGCGCTGATGAAGCCTGCCGCGGCCATCTGTCCCATGGTCAACTCACCGGTGCCCGTACTTTTGTTATTATAGGTGACCAATTTCTTACCCACATCATAACCCCAGAAAGAAACGGCAAAGATGGGCGTGACACCCAATAAGGGCGGAATAACACCTTTGTAGAACCCTTTTATGGAGTTGGTGAACATAGAACCATTCACCTGAGTTCTGGCTTCTTTTAAGATGTTTGCGACTGCGTGCATCGCAGAGTTCGCCTGACCATTTTGACATCTCACTTTGATCAAATCAAACGGATGGCCTGTAAACACTGCGCATACACCACCGACACCACCAGCCACGAAAGATTTGAGATTATCACGTACTGGATTTGGTGTTACAGGCGGAGGAGACATCTTTAAGCTTCCGCTTTCCTCTTTGAGCAACGAAGATTCTGATAATGAAGTGTCAGAGGACATTAGTGACACGTTTGAGCAGGAGAGTATAACAAACAATACGCAATGCTATACAACCGTTAAAAATTCAGAgaaaaaggggaaaaaatGTGATTGAGTAATGCATATCTAGTAGCATGGATATCTGTCTATATATGCAGTTTGACTACTTGTTCCTCGAGTAAAGGAAACACACCATCATGCATCTTTACATAGCCCTCCATTCGTCCACCCGCTCAGCGTCAGCGGAGATAACC from Saccharomyces eubayanus strain FM1318 chromosome VIII, whole genome shotgun sequence includes the following:
- the CRC1 gene encoding carnitine:acyl carnitine antiporter: MSSDTSLSESSLLKEESGSLKMSPPPVTPNPVRDNLKSFVAGGVGGVCAVFTGHPFDLIKVRCQNGQANSAMHAVANILKEARTQVNGSMFTNSIKGFYKGVIPPLLGVTPIFAVSFWGYDVGKKLVTYNNKSTGTGELTMGQMAAAGFISAIPTTLVTAPTERVKVVLQTSSKGSFIQAAKTIVKEGGISSLFKGSLATLARDGPGSALYFASYEISKNYLNNRQPHPSAGEDQPVNIMNVCLAGGIAGMSMWLAVFPIDTIKTKLQASSTKQNMISATKEIYLQRGGIKGFFPGLGPALLRSFPANAATFLGVELTHSLFKKYGI